Below is a window of Microtus ochrogaster isolate Prairie Vole_2 chromosome 5, MicOch1.0, whole genome shotgun sequence DNA.
AGTGGCACAACAGTTGGCAAGTGGTTGCCATGGCAGCCCTGGGAGGGTTCATTTTAAGCGATGTGCGTCCCTTCAGCTGTGAGGCCGTGCCAGGATACAAGTGCACTGGCTATAGGTAAGTAATACCGTAGGCCTAaaccttcttccatctcttgcataaagtcataaaaaaaaatcaaaagcagactttttcctttctaatttcctGATTTAGTTTCAAGAAtacttttcacacacacacacttatacgcATATGTTTAATTTCaactaaaatgtaaatgaataatatttaatttaaagaagctgtttgttcatttatttggcaGGAGTCAGGCTAAGTCCTTTCACGTAGAAGGAGCTTTGAACCATATCTTCACCCAGAGCTCACCCTTCGAAGGCTCTCAGCCCAGAACATTCAGGGTCAGACTGGAAGACCAGTGGTTTTCCTTTACAGAGCCAGAGGCACTTGCAGGAAAGTTGAACAGGTAATCTTTTATTTTGCTGGAAATAATTTCTGTCCCTACTTGTGCCATGATCGTGTTAATGGTCACCACCTTTTGAGTGGATGATACATGAACTGTTAACGATGGTGCCATGGGTGCTTGCCAGGCTGATAGAGTGTAGGGCTGGTGGCAGACGGCTAGACCATGTGCTAACTCTCCAGGCCTGGGAgtagcttgcctagcatgcaccgGGCCAGAATTGGCTCCCAtccctgaaaataaataaataaataaataaataaataaataaaatataaataaatagataaaaagccccaaaccaaaccaaaagatgtacatgctgtctcaaaaaaagtataTGCTATTTCACTATATGACAAATGAGTTATTTTCAGGATTGGTTTAAGGATGATTGCATTCTACATAAGAACAAATgattttaattccagcaattaTAACTGTTATTATAagtgaaaaattattttgtgtgtttaaacaGGCGGTTCCTTGAAGCATCTTCCTGTCATCCTATCAGAACCATCAACGAGAAGCTCATTGCTGAATTGAGCAAACACTTTCCTTTAAGAAGACTGAAGTGTTCCTTCCCTTTGTTGTCACAGGGAGGCACCAGTATCCTCCCTCCTGGGACCTGCGACCTATCTGCCTTTTGGATTAGTCTCCGTGAAGATAACTCTCATTCTGAGTCCCTGACTGCTGAAATAacacaggaaatggaagaagttctacttttgttttcagaatgtgCCCTTCCCAAGAGTCCTGGGTGGGATGACTGCATAGCAGCTCAGGAGGGTCTCCATGAACAGGCTAAGCTCTGTCTTAGACCTTCTCTTCTAGTTCATGCTGAAGCTGTCACCTGTTCACCAGACTTCCTGTCAGGGCCCCTGCACATCCTCAGTGGGCCTGTCTATCGGAAGTGCCATATTTCACCATTCACAATGCCAGCATTTCATGAGACTTTGCTTATCCTTGGGTTAAATAAAAACGTGAAGGATAGCCGCCTGGCATCACTGCTAGATCACCTGAAGGATAGTCTAGATAACCTTCTGACTCAGACGTTGCAGGAGGGCTCCAGTTTGAGCCCTTCAGTGGAATTTGTCCTTCAACCAAATGGAAAGGATTATGTAATTCATGTGAAATCTCTTCATTTTGGCCCAGATTGTACTGAGAATCTGATTATTGGGACTGTGGTCACATCTATAATTGTTTCACATAAGCAACAgtgctttgtgtttgtttctctaaACTTGGACTTGTTAGCCATGCTTGTCTATGATATTTCCGATTGGAGACTGTTGTGGACTTTTGATAACCGTTTCCTGAAAAGATTTGCCCCTGGGAAAACAGAGCGCTTTAAAAGCTATTCCCTGTATCCTCCACGCTACGTGCATGATATTAGTTTTTGGTTAGACAAGAAGAAAGGATTTGATGACCTAGAGTTCCACACCGTGGCCCGAGCAGTGTCCCAGGACACTGTTATCTCCATACAGTTCCTTGGTCGTTTTCAGCATCCGGAGACTGAACAGGTCAGCCTCTGCTATAGACTGACCTATCAGGCTTGTGACAGGGCGCTCAGCCCACAGCTGGCAGCAGCAATGCAGTCCCGGTTCAgaaaagagattcaaagacaacTCCATGTTTCACTTCGATAGCTTAGTAAGGTCCTTTCTACAGCAGGAACCCTCATTGTATGTTGTATGTGGTTAGAAAAGAACAACTTgaagctgttgttcctttctggAATctgtggatttttgttgtttttgttttttggtatatGTTGTATGTAAGtaagatttttgtgtgtgtgtgaccaaaGTAGTGTTCATGAACCCTAAAGATGTCTGTGAACATCATTTAAACCTACAGCCTGGCTAggtgtagtggtggtggtgatggtactggtcctggtggaggtggtggaagtggtggtgctggtggtggtggtggaggtggtagaagtggtggtgctggtgttgatggtggtggtgctggcggtggtggtgctgatggtacgagtggtggtggtggaggtggtagaagtggtggtgctggtgctgacGGTGGTGGTGCTGNNNNNNNNNNNNNNNNNNNNNNNNNNNNNNNNNNNNNNNNNNNNNNNNNNNNNNNNNNNNNNNNNNNNNNNNNNNNNNNNNNNNNNNNNNNNNNNNNNNNNNNNNNNNNNNNNNNNNNNNNNNNNNNNNNNNNNNNNNNNNNNNNNNNNNNNNNNNNNNNNNNNNNNNNNNNNNNNNNNNNNNNNNNNNNNNNNNNNNNNggtggtggtgctggtgctgatggtggtggtgctgatggtacgagtggtggtggtggaggtggtagtgctggtggtgctggtgcttcGTTCTTCTGAGCCTagtcctcagaaggcagaggcaggcaggggtctgtgtttgaggccagcccaggctatatAGTGAGGTCCTTTTCCTAAGAACCAAACCAAgctaaactaaaaacaaacaaaaatacccttACAGACTAATGTGACTGGTGACCTTGTAGTTCAGTTTTTTGATCCTGAGTAATGATtgaagcacaaacaaaacaagcatatgTACTTCACTGTTTTTGCTGA
It encodes the following:
- the Fdxacb1 gene encoding ferredoxin-fold anticodon-binding domain-containing protein 1 — protein: MCALESAGREPEETMVPRRLLLVGEGNFSFTASLIDTLDPGISVTATCLQHPDDLDGDPVTQENLQRLRERGIEVRFGVDCTQLAHALQAHDKDFDRIYFNFPHCGRKAGVAKNRELLAKFFQSCADVLAKEGEVHVALCRGQGGTPADEHQREWHNSWQVVAMAALGGFILSDVRPFSCEAVPGYKCTGYRSQAKSFHVEGALNHIFTQSSPFEGSQPRTFRVRLEDQWFSFTEPEALAGKLNRRFLEASSCHPIRTINEKLIAELSKHFPLRRLKCSFPLLSQGGTSILPPGTCDLSAFWISLREDNSHSESLTAEITQEMEEVLLLFSECALPKSPGWDDCIAAQEGLHEQAKLCLRPSLLVHAEAVTCSPDFLSGPLHILSGPVYRKCHISPFTMPAFHETLLILGLNKNVKDSRLASLLDHLKDSLDNLLTQTLQEGSSLSPSVEFVLQPNGKDYVIHVKSLHFGPDCTENLIIGTVVTSIIVSHKQQCFVFVSLNLDLLAMLVYDISDWRLLWTFDNRFLKRFAPGKTERFKSYSLYPPRYVHDISFWLDKKKGFDDLEFHTVARAVSQDTVISIQFLGRFQHPETEQVSLCYRLTYQACDRALSPQLAAAMQSRFRKEIQRQLHVSLR